Proteins encoded in a region of the Pseudomonas denitrificans (nom. rej.) genome:
- a CDS encoding methyl-accepting chemotaxis protein, whose protein sequence is MIKSLKFSHKILLAASLVVFSAFALFTLYNDYLQRNAIREDLEDYLREMGDVSASNIQNWLSGRLLLIESTAQTLARDSSPEHLTGLLEQDTLRKTFNFTYLGQEDGTFTMRPNSAMPDGYDPRTRPWYKDAVAAGGTTLTEPYIDAATQQLIMTVATPARAGGKTLGVVGGDLGLQTLVEIINSLDFSGMGYAFLVSGDGKILVHPDKNQIMKTLADVYPQNTPKIGSGFSEAELNGHERILSFTQVKGLPSVNWYIGLSIDKDAAYSMLSKFRASAIVAAAIAIVAILLLLGMLIRVLMQPLTTMGRAMQDIAQGEGDLTKRLKVASNDEFGVLANAFNRFVERIHESIREVASTARNLHDVSQLVVNASNSSMSNSDEQANRTNSVAAAINELGAAAQEIARNAADASHHATDASHQAGDGRQVVEQTISAMNLLSDKISSACANIEALNSRTVNIGQILEVIKGISEQTNLLALNAAIEAARAGEAGRGFAVVADEVRNLAHRAQESAQEIQKMIEELQVGAREAVDTMTESQRYSLESVEIANRAGERLASVTHRIGEIDSMNQSVATATEEQTAVVDSLNMDITEINTLNQEGVENLQATLRACADLENQAGRLRQLVDSFRI, encoded by the coding sequence ATGATCAAGAGCCTGAAATTCAGCCATAAGATCCTCCTGGCCGCCTCTCTTGTTGTTTTCTCGGCATTCGCCCTCTTCACCCTCTACAACGACTACCTGCAGCGCAATGCGATCCGCGAGGACCTCGAGGATTACCTGCGGGAGATGGGCGACGTCAGCGCCAGCAACATCCAGAACTGGCTGAGCGGCCGCCTGCTGCTGATCGAAAGCACAGCCCAGACCCTCGCCCGCGACAGCTCGCCCGAACACCTGACCGGCCTGCTGGAGCAGGACACCCTGCGCAAGACCTTCAACTTCACCTACCTGGGCCAGGAAGACGGCACCTTCACCATGCGCCCCAACAGCGCCATGCCTGACGGTTACGACCCGCGCACCCGCCCCTGGTACAAGGATGCCGTCGCGGCCGGCGGCACCACGCTGACCGAACCCTACATCGACGCAGCCACCCAGCAACTGATCATGACCGTCGCCACCCCCGCGCGCGCCGGCGGCAAGACCCTGGGCGTGGTCGGCGGCGACCTAGGCCTGCAGACCCTGGTGGAGATCATCAACTCGCTGGACTTCAGCGGCATGGGCTACGCCTTCCTGGTCAGCGGCGACGGCAAGATCCTCGTGCACCCGGACAAGAACCAGATCATGAAGACGCTGGCGGACGTCTACCCGCAGAACACGCCGAAGATCGGCAGCGGCTTCAGCGAGGCCGAACTCAACGGCCACGAACGCATCCTCAGCTTCACCCAGGTGAAGGGACTGCCGTCGGTGAACTGGTACATCGGCCTGTCCATCGACAAGGACGCCGCCTACTCCATGCTGAGCAAGTTCCGCGCCTCGGCCATCGTCGCTGCCGCGATTGCCATCGTCGCCATCCTGCTCCTGCTGGGCATGCTGATCCGCGTGTTGATGCAGCCGCTGACCACCATGGGCCGCGCCATGCAGGACATCGCCCAGGGCGAAGGCGACCTGACCAAGCGCCTGAAGGTCGCCAGCAACGACGAATTCGGCGTGCTGGCCAACGCCTTCAACCGCTTCGTCGAACGTATCCACGAATCGATCCGCGAAGTGGCCTCCACTGCGCGCAACCTGCATGACGTCTCGCAGCTGGTGGTGAATGCCTCCAACTCCTCGATGAGCAACTCCGACGAGCAGGCCAACCGCACCAACAGCGTGGCCGCGGCGATCAACGAACTGGGCGCCGCCGCCCAGGAAATCGCCCGCAACGCCGCCGATGCCTCGCACCACGCTACCGACGCTTCGCACCAGGCCGGTGACGGTCGCCAGGTGGTCGAGCAGACCATCAGCGCGATGAACCTGCTGTCCGACAAGATCAGCTCCGCCTGCGCCAACATCGAAGCGCTGAACAGCCGCACGGTGAACATCGGGCAGATCCTCGAAGTGATCAAGGGCATCTCCGAGCAGACCAACCTGCTCGCCCTGAACGCCGCCATCGAGGCCGCCCGCGCCGGTGAAGCCGGCCGTGGCTTCGCCGTCGTAGCGGACGAAGTGCGCAACCTGGCCCACCGCGCCCAGGAGTCCGCGCAGGAAATCCAGAAGATGATCGAGGAGCTGCAGGTCGGCGCCCGCGAAGCCGTGGACACCATGACCGAGAGCCAGCGCTACAGCCTGGAAAGCGTGGAAATCGCCAACCGCGCCGGCGAGCGCCTGGCCAGCGTCACCCACCGCATCGGCGAGATCGACTCGATGAACCAGTCGGTGGCCACTGCGACCGAGGAGCAGACCGCCGTGGTCGACTCGCTGAACATGGACATCACCGAGATCAACACCCTGAACCAGGAAGGCGTGGAAAACCTCCAGGCCACCCTGCGCGCCTGCGCTGACCTGGAGAACCAGGCTGGCCGCCTGCGCCAGCTGGTGGACAGCTTCCGCATCTGA
- a CDS encoding methyl-accepting chemotaxis protein, with amino-acid sequence MLRSLSFSRKILLAASLVVTFAFACFIFFNDLRQREAIHSDTESYLSEVGSLTASNIHSWLEGRIQLVEAEAAQLADGEPTPERIQHVLEQQVFQKNFESVYLGEAASGVFTMRPYAPMPDGYDPRTRGWYKDAVAAGRLIVTEPFLDAGTNEQILAMSMPVMRNGQLVGVAAGDMKLETITAIINSLKFDGDGYAFLVSDAGKILLHPDSSLIFKSLGEVYQQGAPKVQPGVQEVSINGEDQLVSMTPVKGLPGVTWYVALVLNKDSAYAMLSDFRNTAIVATVIAIVAILFLLGMLIRVLMAPLTDMGRAMEDIAQGEGDLTKRLKVASNDEFGVLANAFNRFVERIHESIREVASTARNLHDVSQLVVNASNSSMSNSDEQANRTNSVAAAINELGAAAQEIARNAADASHHATDASHQAGDGRQVVEQTISAMNLLSDKISSACANIEALNSRTVNIGQILEVIKGISEQTNLLALNAAIEAARAGEAGRGFAVVADEVRNLAHRAQESAQEIQKMIEELQVGAREAVDTMTESQRYSLESVEIANRAGERLASVTHRIGEIDSMNQSVATATEEQTAVVDSLNMDITEINTLNQEGVENLQATLRACADLENQAGRLRHLVDSFRI; translated from the coding sequence ATGCTTCGTTCGCTGTCCTTCTCCAGGAAGATCCTCCTGGCAGCCTCCCTCGTGGTCACCTTCGCCTTCGCCTGTTTCATCTTCTTCAACGATCTGCGCCAGCGCGAGGCCATCCACTCCGACACCGAATCCTACCTCTCCGAGGTCGGCAGCCTGACCGCCAGCAACATCCACAGCTGGCTGGAAGGTCGCATCCAGCTGGTGGAAGCGGAAGCGGCGCAACTGGCCGACGGCGAGCCGACGCCCGAACGCATCCAGCACGTGCTGGAGCAGCAGGTGTTCCAGAAGAACTTCGAATCGGTCTACCTCGGTGAGGCCGCCAGCGGCGTGTTCACCATGCGCCCCTATGCGCCGATGCCCGACGGCTACGACCCGCGCACCCGCGGCTGGTACAAGGACGCCGTGGCCGCTGGCCGGCTGATCGTCACCGAGCCCTTCCTCGATGCCGGCACCAACGAGCAGATTCTCGCCATGTCCATGCCGGTCATGCGCAACGGCCAGCTGGTCGGCGTGGCCGCCGGCGACATGAAGCTGGAAACCATCACCGCGATCATCAACTCGCTGAAGTTCGATGGCGACGGCTATGCCTTCCTGGTCAGCGATGCCGGCAAGATCCTCCTGCATCCGGACAGCAGCCTGATCTTCAAGAGCCTGGGCGAGGTCTACCAGCAGGGCGCACCCAAGGTGCAGCCGGGCGTGCAGGAAGTCAGCATCAACGGCGAGGATCAGCTGGTCTCCATGACGCCGGTGAAAGGCCTGCCGGGCGTGACCTGGTACGTCGCACTGGTGCTCAACAAGGATTCTGCCTATGCGATGCTCAGCGACTTCCGCAACACCGCCATCGTCGCCACTGTCATCGCCATCGTCGCCATCCTGTTCCTGCTCGGCATGCTGATCCGCGTGCTGATGGCGCCGCTGACCGACATGGGCCGCGCCATGGAGGACATCGCCCAGGGCGAAGGCGACCTGACCAAGCGCCTGAAGGTCGCCAGCAACGACGAATTCGGCGTGCTGGCCAACGCTTTCAACCGCTTCGTCGAACGTATCCACGAATCGATCCGCGAAGTGGCCTCCACTGCACGCAACCTGCATGACGTCTCGCAGCTGGTGGTGAATGCCTCCAACTCCTCGATGAGCAACTCCGACGAGCAGGCCAACCGCACCAACAGCGTGGCCGCGGCGATCAACGAACTGGGCGCCGCCGCCCAGGAAATCGCCCGCAACGCCGCCGATGCCTCGCACCACGCTACCGACGCTTCGCACCAGGCCGGTGACGGTCGCCAGGTGGTCGAGCAGACCATCAGCGCGATGAACCTGCTGTCCGACAAGATCAGCTCCGCCTGCGCCAACATCGAAGCGCTGAACAGCCGCACGGTGAACATCGGGCAGATTCTGGAGGTGATCAAGGGCATCTCCGAGCAGACCAACCTGCTCGCCCTGAACGCCGCCATCGAGGCCGCCCGCGCCGGTGAAGCCGGCCGTGGCTTCGCCGTCGTAGCGGACGAAGTGCGCAACCTGGCCCACCGCGCCCAGGAGTCCGCGCAGGAAATCCAGAAGATGATCGAGGAGCTGCAGGTCGGCGCCCGCGAAGCCGTGGACACCATGACCGAGAGCCAGCGCTACAGCCTGGAGAGCGTGGAGATCGCCAACCGCGCGGGCGAGCGCCTGGCCAGCGTGACCCATCGCATCGGCGAGATCGACTCGATGAACCAGTCGGTCGCCACGGCCACCGAGGAACAGACCGCCGTAGTCGACTCGCTGAACATGGATATCACCGAGATCAACACCCTGAACCAGGAAGGTGTGGAGAACCTGCAGGCCACCCTGCGCGCCTGCGCCGACCTGGAGAACCAGGCCGGCCGCCTGCGTCATCTGGTGGACAGCTTCCGCATCTGA
- a CDS encoding Flp family type IVb pilin, with product MKNLSLKLFCMAKAFAADKEGATAIEYAVIAGLISVVVITGAALIGTDLGAIMTTIQTEVAKAK from the coding sequence ATAAAAAACCTGTCCCTGAAACTGTTCTGCATGGCCAAGGCATTCGCGGCTGACAAGGAAGGGGCGACAGCGATTGAATATGCGGTGATCGCGGGCCTGATCTCGGTGGTAGTTATCACCGGCGCCGCGCTGATCGGTACCGACCTGGGTGCGATCATGACCACCATCCAGACTGAAGTTGCAAAAGCGAAATAA